A genomic segment from Luteolibacter ambystomatis encodes:
- the rpoB gene encoding DNA-directed RNA polymerase subunit beta, with amino-acid sequence MAERLYFGKFEEVIEPPNLIEVQSRSYEEFLQKDVSPSERTDTGLQAVFQEVFPIKSYDEAIELDFVAYDIEDPKITSLDSLRTGESFSAALYVTFKLKDETGNKKERVYMGELPMMTRRGTFIINGAERVIVSQLHRSPGICFETSQHLNGKLLHSFRIIPDRGSWLEVQFDTNDLLYVYLDRRRRRRKFLASTFLRVLGFPTDRDIVTNFYQVESLKLSEQMDEQELGNKVPFEDILDGELVVAKAYEPLTIGIVRQLIALGKKAVEVIDSREDEILLKSLRKDPAKDEESALKDIYRKLRPGDPPTAANARALLKRLFFDAKKYDLTRVGRYKINQKLGIGVDSDQRIMVPEDFLGAVKYLLKLKKGEGVIDDIDHLGSRRVRAVGELLANQCRVGLARTERLVKERMTLFDVNIEGMTPQKLINPKALSAVVRDFFGRSQLSQFMDQTNPLAELTHKRRLSALGPGGLNRDRAGFEVRDVHPSHYGRICPIETPEGPNIGLISSMCTYARINEFGFIETPYRKVKDGKVSNEVEYLTADQEEKFLIAQANNPIDKSGKFLNDKVTAREAGGEFIEVDPTEVNFMDVSPKQMVSVAAGMIPFLEHDDANRALMGSNMQRQGVPLLVSEAPLVGTGLEGKAARDSRAVVVSEADGIIAAATAEIIVTTSDGKLPVSEEKFLSEPESVKTNLDKGIMVYPLRKFMRSNAGTCINQKPIVKKGQKIKKGDVLADGPNTEGGELALGRNVLVAFMPWNGYNFEDAIVISEKVVKEDIYTSIHIAEFDVAARDTKLGPEEITRDIPNVGEDALRNLDHDGIIRIGAEVKPGDILIGKITPKSETELAPEERLLRAIFGEKAADVKDTSLRVPSGVTGIVQDVRVSSHGLAKKRAEKVDPVELKKQLKKINDEHKKKADQLTDQLTEKLSDILLGEKIPLDVVNAQTGEIIIPANRKITKTLLRKLASVHDHIEIDPSPIRNKILEIIGSFEGRFAELDNERERKLDQLESGDEVDPGVIKEVKVFIAAKRKLSVGDKMAGRHGNKGVVAIIVPEEDMPFLSDGTPVDICLNPLGVPSRMNVGQVLETHLGVAAKALGFKVATPIFDGIKEEKIWDFMSQAKQIDGFTWIGDGKDGTTGGKSTLFDGRTGEPYHNPVVVGMIYMLKLGHLVADKIHARAVGPYSLVTQQPLGGKAQYGGQRFGEMEVWALEAYGAAYTLQELLTVKSDDVQGRTRIYEAIVKGDNNLEAGTPESFNVLIKEMQSLGLDVRPGRRGSTHGSGITGGVDDFSLDDLTL; translated from the coding sequence ATGGCCGAACGACTCTATTTCGGGAAATTTGAGGAAGTGATTGAGCCGCCGAACCTCATCGAGGTCCAGAGCCGGTCCTATGAAGAATTCCTCCAGAAGGACGTCTCCCCGAGCGAGCGCACCGACACCGGCCTCCAAGCCGTGTTCCAGGAGGTTTTCCCTATCAAGAGCTACGATGAAGCCATCGAGCTCGATTTCGTCGCGTACGACATCGAGGACCCGAAGATCACGTCGCTTGATTCCTTGCGCACCGGCGAAAGCTTCAGCGCCGCCCTCTACGTGACCTTCAAGCTGAAGGACGAGACCGGCAACAAGAAGGAGCGCGTGTACATGGGCGAACTGCCGATGATGACCCGCCGCGGCACCTTCATCATCAACGGGGCGGAGCGCGTGATCGTGTCCCAGCTCCACCGCTCCCCGGGCATCTGCTTCGAGACCTCGCAGCACCTCAATGGCAAGCTGCTCCACTCCTTCCGCATCATCCCGGACCGTGGTTCCTGGCTGGAAGTGCAGTTCGACACCAACGACCTGCTCTACGTCTATCTGGACCGCCGCCGCCGCCGCCGCAAGTTCCTGGCCAGCACCTTCCTGCGCGTGCTCGGTTTCCCGACCGACCGCGACATCGTCACCAACTTCTACCAGGTGGAATCGCTCAAGCTGAGCGAGCAGATGGACGAGCAGGAACTCGGCAACAAGGTGCCGTTCGAGGACATCCTCGATGGCGAACTCGTCGTGGCCAAGGCCTATGAGCCGCTCACCATCGGCATCGTCCGCCAGCTTATCGCCCTCGGCAAGAAGGCTGTGGAGGTGATCGACTCCCGCGAGGATGAAATCCTCCTGAAGTCCCTCCGCAAGGACCCGGCCAAGGACGAGGAATCCGCTCTCAAGGACATCTACCGCAAGCTCCGCCCCGGCGACCCGCCGACGGCCGCGAACGCTCGTGCCCTCCTGAAGCGCCTCTTCTTCGATGCGAAGAAGTACGACCTCACCCGTGTCGGCCGTTACAAGATCAACCAGAAGCTCGGCATCGGCGTCGATTCCGACCAGCGCATCATGGTGCCGGAGGACTTCCTCGGCGCGGTGAAGTACCTCCTCAAGCTGAAGAAGGGCGAAGGCGTCATTGATGACATCGACCACCTCGGTTCCCGCCGCGTGCGTGCCGTGGGCGAACTTCTTGCCAACCAGTGCCGCGTGGGCCTCGCCCGCACCGAGCGTCTGGTCAAGGAGCGCATGACCCTGTTCGACGTGAACATCGAGGGCATGACCCCGCAGAAGCTGATCAACCCGAAGGCGCTTTCCGCTGTTGTGCGCGACTTCTTCGGCCGCAGCCAGCTCTCCCAGTTCATGGACCAGACCAACCCTCTGGCCGAGCTGACCCACAAGCGCCGTCTCTCCGCTCTCGGACCTGGTGGTCTGAACCGCGACCGCGCCGGCTTCGAAGTGCGTGACGTTCATCCGTCCCACTACGGCCGCATCTGTCCGATCGAGACCCCGGAGGGTCCGAACATCGGTCTGATCAGCTCGATGTGCACCTACGCGCGCATCAATGAATTCGGCTTCATCGAAACCCCCTACCGCAAGGTGAAGGATGGCAAGGTGAGCAATGAGGTGGAGTACCTCACCGCCGACCAGGAAGAAAAGTTCCTCATCGCCCAGGCCAACAACCCGATCGACAAGTCGGGCAAGTTCCTCAACGACAAGGTCACCGCCCGTGAGGCTGGCGGCGAGTTCATCGAAGTCGATCCGACCGAGGTGAACTTCATGGACGTCTCGCCGAAGCAGATGGTGTCCGTGGCCGCTGGCATGATTCCATTCCTTGAGCACGACGATGCCAACCGCGCGCTCATGGGTTCGAACATGCAGCGCCAGGGTGTGCCGCTCCTCGTTTCCGAGGCGCCGCTCGTCGGCACCGGTCTGGAAGGCAAGGCCGCCCGTGACTCCCGCGCCGTGGTCGTGTCCGAGGCGGACGGCATCATCGCCGCCGCCACCGCGGAAATCATCGTCACCACTTCGGATGGCAAGCTGCCGGTGTCCGAGGAGAAGTTCCTCTCGGAACCCGAGTCGGTGAAAACCAACCTCGACAAGGGCATCATGGTTTACCCGCTGCGCAAGTTCATGCGCTCCAACGCGGGCACCTGCATCAACCAGAAGCCCATCGTCAAGAAGGGCCAGAAGATCAAGAAGGGCGACGTGCTCGCCGACGGCCCGAACACCGAAGGCGGTGAACTCGCCCTCGGCCGCAACGTGCTCGTCGCGTTCATGCCTTGGAACGGCTACAACTTCGAGGACGCCATCGTCATCTCGGAGAAGGTCGTGAAGGAGGACATCTATACCTCCATCCACATCGCTGAATTCGACGTGGCCGCCCGCGACACCAAGCTCGGCCCGGAAGAAATCACCCGTGACATCCCGAACGTCGGCGAAGACGCCCTGCGCAACCTCGACCACGACGGCATCATCCGCATCGGTGCGGAAGTGAAGCCCGGCGACATCCTCATCGGCAAGATCACGCCGAAGTCCGAAACCGAACTCGCCCCGGAAGAGCGCCTGCTGCGCGCCATCTTCGGTGAGAAGGCCGCGGACGTGAAGGACACCTCGCTGCGCGTGCCCTCCGGTGTCACCGGCATCGTCCAGGACGTGCGCGTTTCCTCCCACGGCCTCGCCAAGAAGCGTGCCGAGAAGGTCGATCCGGTCGAGCTCAAGAAGCAGCTCAAGAAGATCAACGACGAGCACAAGAAGAAGGCCGACCAGCTTACCGACCAGCTTACCGAGAAGCTCTCGGACATCCTGCTCGGTGAAAAGATCCCGCTCGATGTCGTCAACGCGCAGACCGGTGAAATCATCATCCCGGCCAACCGCAAGATCACCAAGACCCTGCTCCGCAAGCTGGCCTCGGTGCATGACCACATCGAAATCGATCCGTCCCCGATCCGTAACAAGATCCTGGAAATCATCGGTTCCTTCGAAGGCCGCTTTGCCGAACTCGACAACGAGCGCGAGCGCAAGCTCGACCAGCTCGAGTCCGGTGACGAAGTCGATCCGGGCGTGATCAAGGAAGTGAAGGTCTTCATCGCTGCCAAGCGCAAGCTGTCGGTGGGTGACAAGATGGCCGGTCGCCACGGTAACAAGGGCGTTGTCGCCATCATCGTTCCCGAGGAAGACATGCCGTTCCTTTCTGACGGAACTCCGGTTGATATCTGCCTCAACCCGCTCGGCGTGCCATCGCGAATGAACGTCGGCCAGGTTCTTGAAACCCACCTTGGCGTCGCCGCCAAGGCCCTCGGCTTCAAGGTCGCCACGCCGATTTTCGACGGCATCAAGGAAGAGAAGATCTGGGACTTCATGTCCCAGGCCAAGCAGATCGACGGATTCACCTGGATCGGTGACGGCAAGGACGGCACCACCGGTGGCAAGTCCACCCTCTTCGACGGACGCACCGGCGAGCCGTATCACAACCCGGTCGTGGTCGGCATGATCTACATGCTGAAGCTCGGCCACTTGGTTGCCGACAAGATCCACGCCCGTGCCGTCGGGCCGTACTCCCTCGTCACCCAGCAGCCGCTCGGTGGTAAGGCGCAATACGGTGGCCAGCGTTTCGGGGAAATGGAAGTGTGGGCGCTCGAAGCTTACGGCGCCGCCTACACCCTTCAGGAGCTCCTCACCGTCAAGTCCGACGACGTGCAGGGCCGCACCCGGATCTACGAAGCCATCGTCAAGGGCGACAACAACCTCGAGGCGGGCACGCCCGAGTCGTTCAACGTCCTCATCAAGGAAATGCAGTCGCTCGGTCTGGACGTTCGTCCGGGCAGGCGCGGATCGACCCACGGCTCCGGCATCACCGGCGGCGTGGACGACTTCTCGCTCGACGACCTCACCCTGTAA
- the rpoC gene encoding DNA-directed RNA polymerase subunit beta', protein MSVDTNLRELFGVDERPEAFDQVSITVASPDTIRSWSKGEVKNPETINYRTFKPEKGGLFCERIFGPTRDWECACGKYKRIKHKGVVCDRCGVEVTLSRVRRERMGHIELAVPVSHIWFYKCMPSRIGLMLDMSARHLERVIYYEDYIVTEPGNTPLERGQLLTETELREAEDAYGEDTFRAGMGAEAIQDLLKQIDLADLAVQLEQELGTTRSKQNKKKLSKRLKITQGFAGSKSRPEWMIQTVLPVIPPDLRPLVPLEGGRFATSDLNDLYRRVINRNNRLKNLLQLKTPEVIIRNEKRMLQEAVDALFDNGRHGRAVTGAGNRPLKSLSDMLKGKGGRFRQNLLGKRVDYSGRSVIVIGPDLKLNQCGLPKKMALTLFEPFIIRRLKELGYCHTVRSAKKMIDRKTPEVWDILAEVTKGHPVMLNRAPTLHRLSIQAFEPKLIEGEAIRVHPLVCTAYNADFDGDQMAVHVPLSVEAQMEARQLMLAPNNIFSPASGRPITTPSQDIILGSYYLSWAPVRTQKDREKMEHLPLFENSSEVEFAIAARKVKYHSWIRIRNPDFGKDSVYGDKESKIIETTPGRVRFNEIWPDGLGFINKNVTKKVMADIIWRCYQVGGKKKTVETLDSLKSLGFREASRSGASIGIVDMVIPEEKPEIIAKAYDEVGKVTKQYRNGVITDGERYQKVVDIWTQATDAIANKLYSKLEHNDGKGLSPLFMMVDSGARGNKSQIKQLGGMRGLMAKPSGEIIERPIISNFREGLSVLEYFISTHGARKGLSDTALKTADSGYMTRKLVDVAQDVIVTHQDCGTANGILVRAIYDGDEEAASLALRVYGRVSCEQVKDPVTGQIIVDVDDEITEKQAQAIERIGYEQLKIRSVLTCESDRGCCARCYGLNLATGKTVKIGEAVGIIAAQSIGEPGTQLTMRTFHVGGVAAATFKQPIIKAKNTGVVVYKDLRTVQSAEGNWVVLNKNGTLSVRDKDGLELESHNIVIGSVISIKDGDDVKKADVIATWDPYNVPILTEKSGKVEFRDMISGITVQSETDKETGKKGMMVTDHKEDLHPQVVIVDPKTKEVKASYSIPVGAHLSVKEGEEVTGGTLLAKTPRKVARTKDITGGLPRVAELFEARKPKDACVIAKIEGEVSFGGNVRGKKKVIVTDSTTGEQVEHLVPMGKHIIVTEGDRVHRGDQITEGPVSPEDLLEACGAQELQEHLVNEVQSVYRVQGVEINDKHIEIIIRQMLRKVKITDPGDADQLLWGDQIDRTNFKKINAEIVASGGKPAEAEPVLLGITKASLETDSFISAASFQDTTRVLTEAATLGKVDYLTGFKENVIMGHLIPAGSGFETHRDVEVEFTVEEPEPIFHEPEPAVDDDARTA, encoded by the coding sequence ATGAGTGTTGACACCAATCTTCGCGAACTCTTCGGCGTGGACGAGCGCCCGGAAGCCTTCGACCAGGTTTCCATCACCGTGGCCTCCCCGGACACCATCCGCTCCTGGTCCAAGGGCGAGGTGAAGAACCCGGAAACCATCAACTATCGTACCTTCAAGCCCGAGAAGGGCGGTCTCTTCTGCGAGCGCATCTTCGGACCCACCCGTGACTGGGAGTGCGCCTGCGGCAAGTACAAGCGCATCAAGCACAAGGGCGTCGTGTGCGACCGTTGCGGCGTGGAAGTCACGCTGTCCCGCGTCCGCCGCGAGCGCATGGGCCACATCGAGCTCGCCGTGCCGGTGAGCCACATTTGGTTCTACAAGTGCATGCCCTCCCGCATCGGCCTCATGCTCGACATGAGCGCCCGCCATCTGGAGCGGGTGATCTATTACGAGGACTACATCGTCACCGAGCCGGGCAACACCCCGCTTGAGCGCGGCCAACTTCTCACCGAGACCGAACTCCGCGAGGCGGAGGACGCCTACGGTGAAGACACCTTCCGCGCCGGCATGGGTGCCGAGGCGATCCAGGATCTGCTCAAGCAGATCGATCTGGCCGACCTCGCCGTGCAGCTCGAGCAGGAACTCGGCACCACCCGTTCCAAGCAGAACAAGAAGAAGCTCTCGAAGCGTCTCAAGATCACCCAGGGCTTCGCGGGCTCCAAGTCCCGCCCGGAATGGATGATCCAGACCGTACTTCCCGTGATTCCACCGGACCTTCGTCCGCTGGTGCCACTCGAAGGCGGCCGTTTCGCCACCTCCGACCTGAATGACCTCTACCGTCGCGTCATCAACCGAAACAACCGTCTCAAGAACCTCCTCCAGCTCAAGACGCCGGAGGTCATCATCCGCAACGAAAAGCGGATGCTGCAGGAAGCCGTTGACGCGTTGTTCGACAACGGCCGCCACGGCCGCGCCGTGACCGGTGCCGGCAACCGTCCGCTCAAGTCCCTCAGCGACATGCTCAAGGGCAAGGGTGGCCGTTTCCGCCAGAACCTGCTCGGCAAGCGCGTCGACTACTCCGGCCGTTCCGTCATCGTCATCGGACCGGACCTCAAGCTCAACCAGTGCGGTCTTCCCAAGAAGATGGCTCTGACCTTGTTCGAGCCGTTCATCATCCGCCGCCTGAAGGAGCTGGGCTACTGCCACACCGTCCGTTCGGCCAAGAAGATGATCGACCGCAAGACCCCGGAAGTGTGGGACATCCTCGCCGAAGTGACCAAGGGTCACCCGGTTATGCTGAACCGCGCTCCGACGCTGCACCGCCTCTCGATCCAGGCGTTCGAGCCGAAGCTCATCGAAGGTGAGGCCATCCGTGTTCATCCGCTCGTTTGCACGGCTTACAACGCCGACTTCGACGGTGACCAGATGGCCGTGCACGTGCCGCTCTCGGTCGAGGCCCAGATGGAAGCGCGCCAGCTCATGCTCGCGCCGAACAACATCTTCTCGCCCGCGTCCGGCCGCCCGATCACCACTCCTTCGCAGGACATCATTCTTGGCTCCTACTACCTGAGCTGGGCTCCGGTCCGGACCCAGAAGGACCGCGAGAAGATGGAGCACCTGCCGCTGTTCGAGAACTCCTCGGAAGTCGAGTTCGCGATCGCTGCGCGCAAGGTGAAGTATCACTCCTGGATCCGCATCCGGAACCCCGATTTCGGCAAGGACAGCGTATACGGTGACAAGGAGTCGAAGATCATCGAAACCACCCCGGGCCGCGTCCGCTTCAACGAGATCTGGCCCGATGGCCTCGGCTTCATCAACAAGAACGTGACCAAGAAGGTCATGGCCGACATCATCTGGCGTTGCTACCAGGTGGGCGGCAAGAAGAAGACCGTCGAGACCCTCGACTCGCTCAAGAGCCTCGGGTTCCGCGAAGCTTCCCGCTCCGGTGCCTCCATCGGTATCGTTGACATGGTCATCCCGGAAGAAAAGCCGGAGATCATCGCGAAGGCTTACGACGAAGTCGGCAAGGTGACCAAGCAGTATCGCAACGGTGTCATCACCGATGGCGAACGCTACCAGAAGGTCGTCGATATCTGGACCCAGGCCACCGACGCCATCGCCAACAAGCTCTACAGCAAGTTGGAGCACAACGACGGCAAGGGCCTCAGCCCGCTGTTCATGATGGTCGACTCCGGTGCCCGTGGTAACAAGTCGCAGATCAAGCAGCTCGGCGGCATGCGTGGCCTCATGGCCAAGCCCTCCGGTGAAATTATCGAGCGCCCGATTATCTCGAACTTCCGTGAAGGTCTGTCCGTGCTCGAGTACTTCATCTCGACCCACGGCGCCCGCAAGGGTCTGTCCGACACCGCGCTCAAGACCGCTGACTCCGGTTACATGACCCGCAAGCTCGTGGACGTTGCCCAGGACGTGATCGTCACGCACCAGGACTGCGGCACCGCGAACGGCATTCTTGTTCGCGCCATCTATGATGGTGACGAAGAAGCCGCCTCGTTGGCCCTGCGTGTCTATGGCCGCGTTTCCTGCGAGCAGGTCAAGGACCCGGTCACCGGTCAGATCATCGTCGATGTCGATGATGAGATCACCGAGAAGCAAGCCCAGGCCATCGAGCGCATCGGTTACGAGCAGCTCAAGATCCGCTCCGTGCTCACGTGCGAATCGGACCGTGGTTGCTGCGCCCGTTGCTACGGCTTGAACCTCGCCACCGGCAAGACGGTGAAGATTGGCGAAGCGGTCGGCATCATCGCCGCCCAGTCGATCGGTGAACCCGGCACCCAGCTCACCATGCGTACGTTCCACGTCGGTGGTGTTGCGGCGGCGACCTTCAAGCAGCCGATCATCAAGGCGAAGAACACCGGTGTGGTCGTTTACAAGGACCTCCGCACCGTCCAGTCCGCCGAAGGCAACTGGGTCGTCCTCAACAAGAACGGCACGCTGTCCGTTCGCGACAAGGATGGTCTGGAACTCGAAAGCCACAACATCGTCATCGGCTCCGTGATCTCGATCAAGGATGGCGACGATGTGAAGAAGGCCGACGTGATCGCCACCTGGGACCCGTACAACGTGCCGATTCTCACCGAGAAGTCCGGTAAGGTTGAGTTCCGCGACATGATCTCCGGCATCACCGTCCAGTCCGAGACCGACAAGGAAACGGGCAAGAAGGGCATGATGGTGACGGACCACAAGGAAGACCTCCACCCGCAGGTCGTCATCGTGGATCCGAAGACCAAGGAAGTGAAAGCCTCCTACTCGATTCCGGTCGGCGCCCACCTTTCCGTCAAGGAAGGCGAGGAGGTCACGGGCGGCACGCTGCTCGCCAAGACCCCGCGCAAGGTGGCCCGCACCAAGGACATCACCGGTGGTCTTCCGCGTGTTGCCGAGCTTTTCGAAGCTCGCAAGCCGAAGGATGCCTGTGTGATCGCGAAGATCGAGGGTGAGGTTTCCTTCGGTGGCAACGTCCGCGGCAAGAAGAAGGTCATCGTGACCGACTCCACCACCGGCGAGCAGGTCGAGCACCTCGTGCCGATGGGCAAGCACATCATCGTGACCGAAGGCGACCGCGTGCACCGCGGTGACCAGATCACGGAAGGCCCGGTGTCTCCGGAAGACCTCCTCGAGGCTTGCGGTGCCCAGGAACTCCAGGAGCACCTGGTCAACGAAGTGCAGTCCGTTTACCGCGTCCAAGGCGTGGAAATCAACGACAAGCACATCGAGATCATCATCCGCCAGATGCTGCGCAAGGTGAAGATCACCGATCCCGGTGACGCCGACCAGCTCCTCTGGGGCGACCAGATCGACCGCACGAACTTCAAGAAGATCAATGCGGAGATCGTCGCCAGCGGTGGCAAGCCGGCGGAAGCCGAACCGGTGCTGCTCGGCATCACCAAGGCCTCGCTCGAAACCGAC
- the nusG gene encoding transcription termination/antitermination protein NusG, which translates to MPAIPPAKDQWYVVHVLSGQESKVRERILRQAEAEELGDCVFDALVPTEMVSEIRRGKKTETKRKFFPGYILVNMSLITEDNQLVEKAWYFIKEMEGVIGFAGTKDRPIPMRPREVEGMLAQIREREENVRPAITFEVGDTVKVADGPFQSQTGIVEEIDPERGKLRVSVTIFGRSTPVELEYWQVERA; encoded by the coding sequence ATGCCAGCCATCCCGCCCGCCAAAGACCAGTGGTACGTGGTCCACGTCCTCTCCGGTCAGGAATCCAAGGTCCGCGAGCGCATCCTCCGCCAAGCCGAAGCCGAGGAGCTGGGTGACTGTGTGTTCGACGCTCTCGTTCCGACCGAAATGGTCTCCGAGATCCGCCGCGGCAAAAAGACCGAAACCAAGCGCAAGTTCTTCCCGGGATACATCCTGGTGAACATGAGCCTCATCACCGAAGACAACCAGCTCGTCGAGAAGGCCTGGTACTTCATCAAGGAGATGGAAGGCGTGATCGGCTTCGCCGGCACCAAGGACCGTCCGATCCCGATGCGTCCGCGCGAGGTTGAGGGAATGCTGGCCCAGATCCGCGAGCGGGAGGAAAATGTCCGCCCCGCCATCACTTTTGAAGTCGGAGACACCGTCAAGGTGGCCGACGGCCCCTTCCAGAGCCAGACCGGCATCGTGGAAGAAATCGACCCGGAACGCGGCAAGCTCCGCGTCTCGGTCACCATTTTCGGCCGCAGCACGCCGGTTGAACTGGAATACTGGCAGGTTGAGCGCGCCTGA
- the rplA gene encoding 50S ribosomal protein L1, with the protein MAKHRSKRYVSAVALVEAGKSYTLSDAVGTVKKFPAPKFDPTVTISFHLGVDPRKSDQMVRGSVSLPHGTGKNVRVAVFAQGAAAEAAKAAGAEFVGYEDLIAKVQGGFTDFDAAIATPDAMTEVRKIARVLGPRGLMPNPKTGTVTDDVAKAVKEVKAGRVDFKLDKNGNVSGPVGKSSFSPEQLIENTQAFVDSVVRAKPASAKGNYIQSATLAATMLPGLPLESATYTKASA; encoded by the coding sequence ATGGCCAAACACCGCAGCAAACGCTACGTCTCGGCTGTCGCGCTCGTCGAAGCCGGCAAGTCCTACACGCTCAGCGACGCCGTCGGAACCGTGAAGAAATTCCCGGCTCCGAAGTTCGATCCCACCGTCACGATCTCCTTCCACCTCGGAGTGGATCCCCGCAAGAGCGACCAGATGGTCCGCGGTTCCGTCTCGCTGCCACACGGCACGGGTAAGAACGTCCGCGTCGCCGTCTTCGCCCAGGGTGCCGCCGCCGAAGCCGCCAAGGCTGCCGGTGCGGAATTCGTCGGTTACGAAGACCTCATCGCCAAGGTGCAGGGTGGCTTCACCGATTTCGATGCCGCGATCGCCACGCCGGACGCGATGACCGAAGTCCGCAAGATCGCCCGCGTCCTCGGTCCCCGCGGCCTCATGCCGAACCCGAAAACCGGCACCGTGACGGATGACGTCGCCAAGGCCGTCAAGGAAGTGAAGGCCGGTCGCGTCGACTTCAAGCTCGACAAGAACGGCAACGTTTCCGGCCCCGTCGGCAAGTCCTCTTTCTCCCCGGAGCAGCTCATCGAGAACACCCAGGCGTTCGTCGACAGCGTGGTCCGTGCCAAGCCCGCCTCCGCGAAGGGCAACTACATCCAGAGCGCTACCCTCGCCGCCACCATGCTGCCGGGCCTGCCGCTTGAATCGGCCACCTACACCAAGGCATCCGCCTGA
- the rplJ gene encoding 50S ribosomal protein L10: MNPDKKIIIDGLLDRVNTSPYVIVIDYTGMTVQQFTELRNRLSDGGAKCLVAKNSYMKKALAEAGLPDIADGLVGQTAFVTGESEVFAAAKAIKNFEKEFKKPEMKIGILDGAILSADKLKAIADIPSREAILSSLLGTILEPAASIARVIKAKFNPDSDESTEEAPAAEAAAE, encoded by the coding sequence ATGAATCCCGATAAGAAAATCATCATCGACGGGCTGCTCGACCGGGTGAACACCTCCCCGTACGTGATCGTGATCGATTACACCGGCATGACGGTGCAGCAGTTCACCGAACTGCGCAACCGCCTCTCGGACGGCGGTGCCAAGTGCCTCGTTGCCAAGAACAGCTACATGAAGAAGGCGCTGGCGGAAGCCGGTCTGCCGGACATCGCTGACGGTCTCGTTGGCCAGACCGCTTTCGTCACCGGCGAGAGCGAGGTCTTCGCCGCCGCCAAGGCCATCAAGAACTTCGAGAAGGAGTTCAAGAAGCCGGAAATGAAGATCGGCATCCTCGACGGCGCCATCCTCTCCGCGGACAAGCTCAAGGCCATCGCCGACATCCCGTCCCGCGAAGCCATCCTGTCCTCGCTGCTTGGCACCATCCTCGAGCCGGCCGCGAGCATCGCCCGCGTCATCAAGGCGAAGTTCAACCCGGATTCCGACGAATCCACGGAAGAAGCTCCGGCCGCCGAAGCGGCTGCCGAATAA
- a CDS encoding preprotein translocase subunit SecE, whose protein sequence is MKLGSFIGETLGELRKASWPWESDPKIKGVKKYKELIDSTVVVLIAMVLVAGFVQFWDFLHVEIVTFLTNFGH, encoded by the coding sequence ATGAAACTCGGCAGCTTCATCGGCGAGACCCTCGGAGAACTCCGCAAAGCCAGCTGGCCCTGGGAGTCCGATCCGAAGATCAAGGGCGTCAAGAAGTACAAAGAACTGATCGACTCCACGGTCGTGGTTTTGATCGCGATGGTGCTCGTCGCGGGCTTTGTCCAATTCTGGGACTTCCTCCACGTCGAGATCGTTACCTTCCTCACCAATTTCGGACACTGA
- the rplL gene encoding 50S ribosomal protein L7/L12, with amino-acid sequence MANIEQLVEELGKLTVLEAADLVKKLEEAWGVSAAAPVAAAGPAAGPAEAVEEKTEFDVVITDGGANKIAVIKAVREVSPGLGLADAKKLVESAPAKILEGVAKDAAEAAKKKLEEAGAKIELK; translated from the coding sequence ATGGCTAATATCGAACAACTCGTTGAAGAACTCGGCAAGCTCACCGTCCTGGAAGCCGCCGACCTCGTGAAGAAACTGGAAGAAGCCTGGGGCGTTTCCGCCGCAGCTCCTGTCGCCGCCGCCGGCCCTGCCGCTGGTCCTGCGGAAGCCGTCGAAGAGAAGACCGAATTCGACGTCGTCATCACCGACGGTGGTGCGAACAAGATCGCCGTCATCAAGGCGGTCCGCGAAGTTTCCCCTGGTCTCGGCCTGGCCGATGCCAAGAAGCTTGTCGAAAGCGCTCCGGCGAAGATCCTCGAAGGCGTCGCCAAGGACGCTGCCGAAGCCGCCAAGAAAAAGCTCGAAGAAGCTGGCGCCAAGATCGAGCTCAAGTAA
- the rplK gene encoding 50S ribosomal protein L11 codes for MAKEVVKLIKLQIPAGAANPSPPVGPALGQAGVNIMAFCKDFNATTQSQSGDILPVVISVYKDKTFSYITKKPPAGNLLKKAAGLASGSGEPNKKKVGKISKEKLMEVVKIKMPDLNTKDPEAAARILAGTARQMGLEIEGY; via the coding sequence ATGGCCAAGGAAGTCGTCAAACTCATCAAGCTCCAGATTCCAGCCGGAGCCGCCAATCCGTCCCCGCCCGTCGGTCCCGCCCTCGGTCAGGCAGGCGTCAACATCATGGCCTTCTGCAAGGACTTCAATGCCACCACGCAGAGCCAGTCCGGTGACATCCTCCCGGTCGTGATCTCGGTCTACAAGGACAAGACCTTCTCTTACATCACCAAGAAGCCCCCCGCAGGCAACCTTCTCAAGAAGGCCGCCGGTCTGGCCTCGGGCTCCGGTGAGCCGAACAAGAAGAAGGTCGGCAAGATCTCCAAGGAAAAGCTCATGGAGGTCGTGAAGATCAAGATGCCGGACCTCAACACCAAGGACCCGGAAGCCGCCGCCCGCATCCTGGCCGGCACCGCCCGCCAGATGGGTCTCGAGATCGAAGGCTACTAA